AGCAGGGCCTTTAACTAGTAGCGATTCCGTTCCCCAATCGGTTACAGCTGGTCCGTGTAAAATCTCGACACCAAGCTCTTTCAACCGTTGGTAGTTCTGGTCTACATCCTCAACCTCGATATGAAGAATGATTCCTGACTGAAAGTTTTCCAAAGGAACCAAATGATTTTGAGACAACATGAGACAATGACTGCCAATCGTAAACTGAGCAAAACCGTCATCAACATAGTCTGCCTTTTTATCCAAAATACTCTCCAAGTCAGCACAGACTTGAGGGACATCTGAAACAATAATATCTAATTGATTTAAATTCATTTACTATCCTCCAGAAAAAGACCGGATTGCTCCGATCTTTTCAAGTTCGACTCTAGAAAATCAAAGAATAAAATCTACAAAGTTTACATTTGATTTTCGATGAGAGAAATTATTTGATTGCGCGTGATTGCAATCCTTCTTCTTCCAAGAAGAGGCGGAATGGTACGAGTTCTTCTGCTTCGTATTTTTCCTTGAAGGCTTTGATTGCTTCTTCTGAGTGTTGTTTTGGATCCAATTCAAGTACTTCTACTGGAAGTGGACGATGTTGAGAGATGCGAGCATCGATCACAACAGTTTTACCTTCTTTGTTCAATTTAACAGCTTCAGCAACAACTGCATCGATATCTTCGATACGATCAACTGTAAATCCTACAGCACCTTGCGCTTCAGCGATTTTCGCATAGTCAGCATTAGGGAAGTCACAACCAAACAAGTGTTTGTTTGTGTCTTCGTATTTGTCCTTGATGAAGGCATATTTACCATTTGAGAAGACAACATTGATAACTGGAAGGTCGTATTGAACGTTTGTGATAACGTCTGGGTAGCACATGTTGAATGCACCGTCACCCATGATGTTCCATACTTGGCGATCTGGATTGTCTTTCTTAGCAGCGATACCACCAGGAAGGGCAATACCCATTGTCGCAAAGAGTGGAGATGTACGCCACATGTTCTTAGGTGTCATGTGAAGGTGACGAGTAGATGTTTGAGTAGTGTCACCTACGTCGATTGAGTAGATAGCGTCTTGGTCAGCATGTTTGTTGATTGCATTGTAAACTTGATACAATTGCAATTCACCCTCGGTTTTACCTTCGAGTTTGTTCATGTAATCACGCCAGTTTTGGTTGTTCTTCACGTTTGCACGCCACCATGGAGTAGACTCAACTGGGTTTACTTTATCAAGGATAGCTTTCGCTGCTTGACCTGCGTCACCAAGGATAGAAGCGTCAAGGGCATGACGTTTACCAAGTTTGTAAGGGTCGATATCGACTTGGATGAATTTTTCAGTGTTCTTGAAGGCTTCGTAAACTTCAGCAAATGGGAAGTTTGAACCAAGGAAAAGAACTGTGTCTGCTTCAAAGACTACTTCGTTGGCTGGTTTCCAACCAACACGGTAAGCAGAACCTGTCAAACCTTCGTAGTTCCATTCAAAGGCTTCAAAGTTTTTACCAGTTGTGATGATTGGTGCTTTGATTTTACGTGACAATTCAGTAATCACTTCACCTGCTTTAACACCACCGTAACCAGCGTAGATAACTGGGCGTTCAGCATTGTTCAAGATTTCAACAGCTTTGTCGATTTCAACTTCGTTCAAGGCAGGAGCGATGAATGAACGTTCGTATGAACCTGAACCGTAGTATGAGTTTTCGTCGATTTCTTGGAAACCGAAGTTTACTGGGATTTCAACAACAGCTGGACCTTTTTTAGAAACTGCAGCACGGCAAGCTTCATCGATTACTTTTGGCAATTGCTCAGCGTAAGCTACACGTTTGTTGTAGACAGCGATACCGTTGTACATTGGGTTTTGGTTCAATTCTTGGAAGGCATCCATGTTCAATTCGTTAACTGGACGTGATCCAAGGATAGCAAGGAATGGAGTGTTATCCATAGCTGCATCGTAAACACCGTTGATCAAGTGAGTCGCACCTGGACCACCTGAACCTACTGCAACCCCGATTGAGCCACCGAATTTAGCTTGCATGACCGCTGCAAGAGCACCTGTTTCTTCGTGGCGAACTTGCAAGAAGCGGATATCTTTGTCTTCAGCCAAAGCATCCATCAATGAGCTGAGTGTTCCTGATGGGATACCGTAGATTGTGTCTACGCCCCATGTTTTCAATACGTTGAGCATTGCTGCAGATGCAGTAATTTTCCCTTGAGTCATAATGATAACTCTCC
This genomic stretch from Streptococcus sp. 1643 harbors:
- the spxB gene encoding pyruvate oxidase gives rise to the protein MTQGKITASAAMLNVLKTWGVDTIYGIPSGTLSSLMDALAEDKDIRFLQVRHEETGALAAVMQAKFGGSIGVAVGSGGPGATHLINGVYDAAMDNTPFLAILGSRPVNELNMDAFQELNQNPMYNGIAVYNKRVAYAEQLPKVIDEACRAAVSKKGPAVVEIPVNFGFQEIDENSYYGSGSYERSFIAPALNEVEIDKAVEILNNAERPVIYAGYGGVKAGEVITELSRKIKAPIITTGKNFEAFEWNYEGLTGSAYRVGWKPANEVVFEADTVLFLGSNFPFAEVYEAFKNTEKFIQVDIDPYKLGKRHALDASILGDAGQAAKAILDKVNPVESTPWWRANVKNNQNWRDYMNKLEGKTEGELQLYQVYNAINKHADQDAIYSIDVGDTTQTSTRHLHMTPKNMWRTSPLFATMGIALPGGIAAKKDNPDRQVWNIMGDGAFNMCYPDVITNVQYDLPVINVVFSNGKYAFIKDKYEDTNKHLFGCDFPNADYAKIAEAQGAVGFTVDRIEDIDAVVAEAVKLNKEGKTVVIDARISQHRPLPVEVLELDPKQHSEEAIKAFKEKYEAEELVPFRLFLEEEGLQSRAIK
- a CDS encoding VOC family protein, whose protein sequence is MNLNQLDIIVSDVPQVCADLESILDKKADYVDDGFAQFTIGSHCLMLSQNHLVPLENFQSGIILHIEVEDVDQNYQRLKELGVEILHGPAVTDWGTESLLVKGPAGLVIDFYRMK